The sequence below is a genomic window from Gossypium hirsutum isolate 1008001.06 chromosome A11, Gossypium_hirsutum_v2.1, whole genome shotgun sequence.
AATCTAATATCTTTGAAAATTTCAACACATACTTAATAATATTTTGCTCCAAgttcataaaaactcaaaaattacaagaaaaaggatttaatttgacttaccaatttaaaattgaacattgaaaaccctaaatttcttattttcttttctctttttcttttctttctgtttcgtcccctgttctgtttctattttctttctttttttctttctttcgttactttataataataataataataataataaaacataaatatctttgttatataataatataataatatatattaacttaaaaatatcagatttttttaaacataaactgCCTCAATTTcatgattttagtttaattacctttttagtcctttttactttcttttaatctacaattaaacttttaccttttattcactttagtcccttttactaattactctaaactaagctaaattcacttaattaaaaccttaTTAAACACATCCCTAAActtataaatattctattaattatttatgaaCCCATTTCGCTAAGACAGAGGCCCGATTATGTTTTTTTCCGATGGCCGCGAATTTTTGGTCATTACAATATTTCTCATCCAATTCGGTGTCAACCTACAATCCACATTATGCATATAAACAAGTCGTATTatggcatccaaaacaagcaaaATCAACTCTTAAACATATAGTATActtacatacaaccaatatgcctttaggcacctcaaatgacaattataAACATGTTAATCATGTAATCCATGTAACCAAAAAATCAACCAACTTTTATGTATAATTACATTAACACACAACATGTAAAACATTTACCAACACTTGACATTTGGTACCAATTGTATCACTTAGTCAATAGCATCAAATACATATACACTTACTATAGCATAGTATCAAATCACACCAAGTTATAAAACATACCtcatatgcatattcaactactattttacctttcatcattcaaccacaAATTATTCCACACATCAACATTATAAGGCTAATTATGCACacaccaaaataccaaaacacCAAAACATAAGTCAAATAAGTGGCTTATCTCAACAAaacacatataggccaacatttatCGAAAataatctatacatgccattataaccaaaatcaaaacatccgAACGTGCTGATagaattgatggatagtgtgatataactccaacaagcttccaacctaattgagcttccgataatatgtgaaataaatgataaacaACTACGTAAGTAATGAATGCTTAGGAAGCTCGTacaaactttaatcataatattccaattcaataataaactttatatattaaatataaagctatatcaatgcctcaagatttatcaactacataaccactaactcataaatgagtaagtctatcaacatcatatatGTATTCATTGCTAacttaataggattttataaatattatacatCATCATTAACCCTTTCATAAAACTACGAATAACTTCCTTTACTTATTTTTCATTCTATTTACTaaacataaacttaaataacaaatcaattaactaattaatatatttattcataacatgggtaagttcaaccataacatacgtaatttctcatatataagtacatttttcaactcatcaatccctttttcatcatatcacatttcaattatgaacttatcgtttcatttgtataataccAGACATAAGCATATACATCAATTATAATCTcaagcttgacataagcctaatcaccatcatacacaagttagtgcatttatgtatgcatttatgtatataactcattttcatgtttcaaatcactatcccattttcaatactcatacaatatcatccaatatcaatcatagtaccGTTTCATTCAATTatcctattaacacgactcggacttggacggatacacagattcaaccaacacaccagtttggcacccagttcCTTATTGGATAAATTTGAAGTAATATGTACCTAGCGCTATATACATttgacacctagtgcctcatcgattaaactaaagtaaattggcacccgGTGGCTCATTGACTCGAAGTAGaaaaaatccctgaactcttcttatcctatggcatgccatctatatctgactcagcccgatacagttaatagagtTTAATTTCActtccaaatacaaccaatatctaattatcatatttgcacctatatatattcctttcaattcaaataatcaacacATTCATAATTTATacaccaattcaatccatttcaattaactatcaaatgTCAACCTTTTTAATTCATACATATTAGCACATCATTTCAACATCATTTTGTACTATACTCAAATTGCACATGctaacatcttttatttgattaataatGTCCTAATTCACACAATTGCTGTATAAATAgctattcacatatcaaaccataattatttataattggcattagccattcaataattaacaaatctttcaaattcattaaaaattttattgtattgAGATTTTCCATATGAAAAAAGAcctacggataagagtacatcatcaACAGAAGCTCATAGAGCTGGTCCACCAGAACACGctaacagaagctcgtaagagctgatcCACCCAATCActccaaacagaaagtaaaacatgagagtttgcaacaaatgctgaactccGGTTTATATGCCaatatctccctccaataccatcgTACACCAATttacgaatgtactcaaatcccgcgTTCCATTCAAACCGAAAcccaattcaatattataattccaacaataatttatttccaacaatagaataaataatatcattcatcaatttatacaaaatgttaaattttaaccgtacgaacttacctggctaaattacagaaatacgaAGGTTcatgggcattttggtaattttttattttcctcaaatttgcacccgatcttgatctaaattaataattccattcaatttattaatttatacaataaaacaattcatttcatgtaatttggtcatattttacatttttacaaaattacccctaaagttttacttttattcaatttagtccctaagcccaaatcatgcaaattaactatttttaatgcaaacccatgctagctgacTATTCATGGCATCCAATACAACcatttttgtaataatttcacaacaaacccttatatttttactatttcaacaatttagtccctaatcaggaaattcatcaaaaatcacttaataaagtACTTatctaaaattcataatttaataactaaaatcatatagaTTCATCAATTGCAACTTCCAAGATTTTTAATAAGATAAAAAACTAAGGTAAggtttagttggacctaattgtaacaatttcaaaaatataaaaattacaagaaacgggtaataattgaactcacatgaagcaAAATATGAAGAACCAACTTAAAAATTTCTCTCCTATGGCAGTTTAGACCGAAACAATAAGAAATGTCTagaaagttttcaattttcaatttgtttcattttaatttcaattaaattacaattttgccattgaatgaatttattttattattttccttccTTATGCCGCATCACCCttttaattttggtatatttgcTTCTTAAGTCCTTCCTCTTTTTATTAATCAAGATATTTAATCTCTTAAATATTACAATTAGTAAGTTttacacttttttcaatttagtcatttttaattaattaactatcgaaacattaaaatttttcaatgaaactttaatactacatTAATgatactccataaatatttataaaaatatttacgactcggtttatagaaataaggtCCCGATATCTCACTTTCTAAAATCACTTTTTACGAATTTACTTGCCGAATTTGGTGGCCTTGAACTGAACTATTATAATCTCACTTAGAGACGAGGTGAGGCTACGCCAAACTAGAGCACTTAACTAGTGAGCCTCTATTGACGAGATGGCTATCATCTATCACTCACATACTTTGTAGTCCATCACATCAAGTCACATAGCTGACCTAACAAAGAGACATCACCTGCCTAATGAGAAGGCCTATCTTGCCCTTGAGGGGTAAACCAATAAAAGCTCCATTAGACACATATTTAAGCTTAGGAAAATCAAAGGCCGGCCTTACTTATAACTACAAAAGCCCTTCACCAAAACAGTGGGAACTTTCCAAGAAATCGACATATAGCCCAACCTTCTACCACTAACTCGACTTGCAATAGATACACTTTCCACTATGTGAACCATAATTCTCTTCTTCCATActttcttttcctcaacaaatttAATTTTAGGTGTGCAAGTTAGTTGAAAAGTTTAATTGAGAAACAAAATTTTCCATTCCTATACCTAGACTCTTTCTATATAACTAATATCTTATTTAGACAtcaaaattctataaaatatgtatatatatgaaaagttTATACATTCACGTTATAACTATCTATATTTTACATGTATTAAACACATGGACATGTGAgaataaatcataatttcaatggtgaataactaaataaattattatgtaggTTTATTCTTCTTATAAAACGTTTAAATGTACgtgagttttggaaaaaaaaactcCTTGAGTTACAACTATAGTAGTCAATACTGTATCCTTATCGGTTATATCAGTTGGTATGCATCATTCTTATCCTTGATTAGTATCAAATAATCCAAGTTATTGTTTAGTCAAAATTTGATGCATTTCGATTGTTCTAGTGTGTTTTGGCCAATATTaatcttattttaaatattttaaaatttttatttaaactttattttatataatattaaaagtagGAAATGGGGTGACAGGATTTAAACCAATGTCTAAAGGATGTCTAACGAAAGATTTAATCATCACTCTATACAGGTAAAGATAAAATcacatttaaacttaaaatacaattattaaattaaattattgaacctaattaataattttaaaaattatatttgcatataaatatattgtaATTGAGatataaatgcatatatatatataatataatttattatataaaaaatatatgtgaaaataaaaatattaataaacttgaAATTGTATACTAAAATAAACTGATACCATTAATATCATGTTGATTGATATAGAAGTGGTTTAATTGAAAAGTACAACCATTTATAGGCGTAGTTGTCGTTGAAGTTAATAACTACAACTTTTTGTAGTTTACAAATTATAATTAGTGAAATAATCACCGttcaaataaaaaaggaaaaaaacaaataGGCCCaacaagaaaatacaaaaaacCCATTTTATAAAAATCCATTTTCAGCCAGAGTTGAAAATTGTCCATGTTTATCAAGcctagaagagaagaaaattcaagGCCCTAAAACAAAAcgtcttctttttttcttcttcggCCCGTAACGAAATTATTAGGCAAAGATTGGAACATTAGACCCGACACGCCTATTTGGATGTTAATATGATggtttattttgagtataattACAAGGAACATATGTTAAACCTAAATTTTTATGTCTCATATTGGGTAATGcctttaaattcatgttattcACACTTTAATCCAATAGAACAATCATATATTCACATCACATTTAGCCTTATGGTTTCTTGTTGGTAGCAGATCGATACCTAGCAGCATATCGGTGAAATAAGGCCAGTGCATTGCTTGTTAGCTGTGCAACGTTCATTACTTTACCTTTAATGGTGGCCTTCATTTTACTCATCCTATGCCCCGGGAACTCATCCACGCAATTGCTAGCATCGGTTAGGGCAGCGCTAATCCAAGTATCAACATTATCTATGTGCCAAAATAGGTCATCGATCATCCCCGCTTTCAGATCAAACCGGCGGAGTTCTCTGATTGAGTGGCTAAGCTGGTTTATGCTATCATCTATTTGTTGCAAGCAATCTCTCAGGGCTGGACACTCCTTCGATTTTATTGACTCCAGCTCTTTTGCCACCTTCAACATGTACAACCTTGTTGAACGAGCCTTGTATAGGCTCACTGTCAAGGCAACTTGAGCCAGTTGCTGCTCGTTCCGAACGTTGGAGTTGGCGTAGCGGGCCAGACATTTAATGCATAGGGCCGGATATAGAGTGGTTTGACACGAGACCTCAATGAAGGCCTTGGTATCCGGATGTTTAAAATGTCTGGCTCGAGCCATGGATGATTCAACCGTGCTGAGGTTAATGTAATAGAAGATGAAGAGAAAGAAGAACACCATGGAGAGGCGGAGTTCGGCCATTGGTAAAAAATGGGGAAGCTGATATTTGAAGGGTTTGAACTAAGACTTGAGACAAAGAATGAATGCATATGGAAAGTATATAAAGAAGATTTGTGGCATGCGAAGCCATTGCTAAGCTTGCAATTTACGTGAAGTTAAAAGAGCAAATAAACTTGGTGTCAATTTAGCGAAGCAAGTAGAATAAATAAGAAAATGTCTCCCAGATCATGTTAAATCGCCGTTAAGAGCGCATTATTTGAAGCTTCCTTTTGCAGTATATTATGAGACAATGCAaaatgttggttttttttttggttgaaattTTGGGTTATATAATTATgagttaggttttttttagtaaaaacaatgttaaatagataaaaatattttgactttatAGTTTGACAAATCAAACAACAAAAGTAAGGGCTGCTCTGGAGAGAGGCGCTTACCTCCAGTGCACtacatttaactttttttttaatcccatcttataatatctaattttattattactttttttacaTTAACCATAAATAAACACACTATCTATTTAAAGGAACtctaagaaaatattattattttttgacttttttaagttttaattattttaaacatgTAAGTTTTGAGATTTTAATTTCTTACCCCACATTTTATCTACATATGCccaaaacaccaaaataaaatttttcatcaCACTGTTTAAAGACATTTTTTTCTAAacctaaaattttctttaacATCAAATACTAAACTAAAAGTATGATTTGCACTAGACTTCTGACAAAAATGACTGGTTTATCGGCGATGCCTATGGCCGACCGCAACTAGTTAAAGCTTCTGTGGCCAACATGATCCTTCGTTCAAGGGACCCAGCTAAGAACATGCATCTAAACTTCAAAAATTATGGTTAGTTTAAGTTACTTGATTTTATGGCACTCATGGATCATGTGATTGAGTGGTTTCTGCTCAAAATCAAACCCACAAAATCAATCAAATGGTATAGCTTTTCCAAGCTGAATCTTTAAGGCTCGAATCTCTTCACATAGAAATACTAGCACAATCAAATTAATCATATGAGGTTTAGAAGGGAAAAAAAACTTTGATTGGACTGTGATTGATCTCAAGCAATTCATAAACATATTCAAAactctttaatatttttaagtaataataaaagaattttaattcaaattcaagCTCCAACATAAATAACTgggtttgaaattaaattaaaaaaataagaacaaaacTAACCATGTAAGCTAAAGCTGAGTCCTGGGTCagttttgaataacagtagtATACATGTTAAATACATGCAATAGAATAGATCAACATCTGTTATCTAGGATAGCAGCTTGTACATATCTATGCAGTCACATGAAAAGAACAAGTAATACCATTTAACATGAAAACGGAAACATTGATGATCAAACACCGTTTTTGAGATGAACAACAACGTTTTCATCACCATAACCTCTTTCTTACATCTGCTCTTCAGTAATCTAAGGTCCCAATGCAGCGTAGAGACAGATGATGCTCAAATCATGGACTGTCTGCTGCATTCTTGCAGGCAATCAAACCCAGAAGAACAGTTGAAGCACACAAAGACAAAGGAACTTTGTCAACAAACAGTGAGCTCCTATGTCGTAATACAATTACTACAGTTGCATGACTACAGCAATAACAACAAATCACAAAGACAAACAGCACACTATATTAGTCCATACGTGTATTACTCATCAAACTCTTAGATTTGCATAGTGGTGGTAATTTACTCGTTAACCTTCATTCCGGAAAGATAAACTCGGCTCTGGATGACACTGCCACCAATCCAAAAGCCAGGCATGACCATGAGCCCAACCTTAGGCTTCTCCTCGCTTTCATCCATTATCAAATTCTTCACTACACTTTCCATATAAACCTCTGAATATTCACTTCCCCTTTTAACTTGAAAGACTTTCACGTTAGGGTTGAATGAGTAAGCCAGCCGATGCAAAAGCCAAATAGATTTAGCCAATTTTAGAAAGGCTTGGTAAAATGGAGTCCTAGGATGCCCACCTCCTGTTACATAATTACGCTGGTCTAAATTTCCAAAGAACGAAGCTTCCATCTTTGGATGAACAACCATCAGGTACTTGCTCTGGGAAAATTTCCCGAATAAGGAATCAGGATTCTGGCCCAACATGTCCAATGGATCCATCTCCCTCAGAGCCAGATATTGCTGGAAGAAGCTCTCTTTATTGACTGTAACATTATCCAATTTAATGGAGAAGCTCTCCTGTTGAAACCCACTGAACATCCTCTGGCAAATGTGGGACTCAAATGCATATTTCTTGTGAGCTCTCTTGGCATAAACCACATTGGGCTCAATTGAGTCAGCGGCAGCATCAAGGTCCCAACCAGCAGCTTTCATCATGTTGATTAATGGTTTAGAAAAATCATGAATAGCTTTGTAAGCAGATTCAACAACTGATGTGAAGAGCTCAGGGGTCAAATCCGCAGGAAAGAATCCATTTTCTTCTCCTGAGCCTTCAGATTCCTTCATAGACAAGCCCCTAAGCTTTATATTCTTTTCCAGTTTCACTCTCTTCTGGTTTGCATCTTCAATTTGCTGCTGCAACTGTCGAATCTCAGAATCCTTGTTCTGAATTTCAGACTGAAATTTCTTAACCATGACCTCATAGGTTTTCAGCAGGCTCTGTTGTTCTTGGATCTCAGCAGCTAAACGAGAATCTTGAGGAGAAACGCACACTGGCTTGGGGTTCTTTTCTCTATAGAAGTGCTTCAGTTCAGATATATTCTTCAGCTCAGATATTACAAGTTTATCAGCAGCTTGAATTTTTTCAGGGTCATAGGGAGTATGAGCAGTTTGTAGCTGAATATAAGCTGACTTGAGGGAGGAGATGTTCGTAAATAATTTGGATATTAGAGCTTCCACAGCTTCTGGGTTCTGGTTCATGCTCTCTTCCATAGGTTGAGGGTGGACTTTTTGATTGCTGCTATCACGGATATGAGTATCTTTTGCCCCAGTCGGTAGCATAGTTGTTACCAACCAAGGGGATAATTGAAATGGAATCTTTCAGAAAGGCTACTGCTACCAGAACACCTGCAAATTTGGACAACATTACTAATGTAAGTAAACCTTATGCAAGTTTCCACGAATATCATATATGATGCAAAGCATCAAAATACAAAAGACAGATGGCTCTCAGCATGATCTGCTATTCTAGACATGGTTAAGATTTGAACGAGTTCTCAAACTGAACATAATATACCAACACGGAGCAATCTCTATATTTATTAAACTCGCCAAGTTCTCAGTTAAAATCTAACTTCTGGTTTAACACACAGCATCACTTGACTGATATTTCTGTGCTGTATGGTAACTTGGAAATTATAAACAACAAAGGGTGATCCCTACatttaacatatatttcataCACAATAGGAACACAAAAATACAGTTGAAATTTCATAGTGATCCAAGTCATCAGGCACACATCTTGGTAATTGAATACTCTACGGGGACACAAGTAGATATATAACAAAAGAGTAAGGACCTGTACATACCTGAAAAGATCACAGCCCCTCTCCAAGATATATCCAGTAAACATAATCACCTTCAACCTGAAAGCAATAGTAATGAATAATTAAATTGTTTCCAAGAGCATGATAGATTAAAACATATGCAACAAATAATTAATCATTAATCATTTTGGAAGTTCATCTCATAAGGTACACTACAACCCTAAAAGCAAAGTTTtaagaagaaaatgataaaattctGGAACCACTCAGAATTCTTCATTTGGGTGAGAAAACGAGGTAAATAACACATTCTTATAAGCAAACCGTTCAGCTAAACAAGATTCCAGTAATGACAACAATATTTAGGTTAAAGAGAAAATATCCTTTGTTTAAAGGGAAAAAGCAAGCAACTTAAACTCCAAATCTATGGTTGTACAGTAATATAAGACCTACACTGACCATGGTTAACAAGGTAATTTTTTGGTTTGGTAGTGATTAGCTTTGTCGGGTGGAAGAAGAAATTTACCTGATCGGAGACGGAGCCAGACGAGATGGGGAATATTTTCGGACAAAATTATTAAACAAGTCAGCGACAGAGAAGCAAAGCGTCGAATAGGTAACCTTTTGCTgaagtttttcttttttgggggTAGTAGGCCCACGGTCCACCACTATAGAACAAAGCACACCCTATGGCTATGATGACTGATGTGTTATCTTGGAAttcaaaattggtctttctagTTTCCTTTTATcttcaaattataaattacaaaaaaattataagaagctTGTTagttcataatttttaatttctttttacaaGGAAGTGAATCAAGTAGGTCAAAATAAGGAGATTAAATTAGCTGTATTTTGAGTGTATGAAAATACTATAATCATGGTTCATGTCACGCCTAATGATCATCCATCCCACtaattatttcgagttaggggaTATGTATGTGTTAAGTATTAAGGGACTAGCTCAAAACGAGAGAGGCCCTAAATATGGGGACTGCCTAAGAGAAATTTCGGCCTTCTCACTGTAGGTCTGGTTTCGCTGGTTAATGCATTGGGGGCCCATTTTAAAGCTAGATATGGATATGCCTATGCCTATGCCTCTTGTTTAAACTTCTCAGTTTCCTTGCTATTGTTAGATGTGTGCTTGCCTAATTGGGGTCGATCTACCTGCTAGAACTCGAACACCCGTCTAAAAAGCTAGTAGAGATTGAGCAGAAATATAAGTTTAGAAAACGGGATTCGAAAAtaggcccattttttaaataaatcagTCTCGGgtagaattttttt
It includes:
- the LOC107941760 gene encoding pectinesterase inhibitor 9; protein product: MVFFFLFIFYYINLSTVESSMARARHFKHPDTKAFIEVSCQTTLYPALCIKCLARYANSNVRNEQQLAQVALTVSLYKARSTRLYMLKVAKELESIKSKECPALRDCLQQIDDSINQLSHSIRELRRFDLKAGMIDDLFWHIDNVDTWISAALTDASNCVDEFPGHRMSKMKATIKGKVMNVAQLTSNALALFHRYAARYRSATNKKP
- the LOC107941757 gene encoding protein GRAVITROPIC IN THE LIGHT 1 — translated: MLPTGAKDTHIRDSSNQKVHPQPMEESMNQNPEAVEALISKLFTNISSLKSAYIQLQTAHTPYDPEKIQAADKLVISELKNISELKHFYREKNPKPVCVSPQDSRLAAEIQEQQSLLKTYEVMVKKFQSEIQNKDSEIRQLQQQIEDANQKRVKLEKNIKLRGLSMKESEGSGEENGFFPADLTPELFTSVVESAYKAIHDFSKPLINMMKAAGWDLDAAADSIEPNVVYAKRAHKKYAFESHICQRMFSGFQQESFSIKLDNVTVNKESFFQQYLALREMDPLDMLGQNPDSLFGKFSQSKYLMVVHPKMEASFFGNLDQRNYVTGGGHPRTPFYQAFLKLAKSIWLLHRLAYSFNPNVKVFQVKRGSEYSEVYMESVVKNLIMDESEEKPKVGLMVMPGFWIGGSVIQSRVYLSGMKVNE